One Bombus pyrosoma isolate SC7728 linkage group LG11, ASM1482585v1, whole genome shotgun sequence DNA segment encodes these proteins:
- the LOC122572866 gene encoding NF-kappa-B-repressing factor isoform X1 encodes MKMSGEDDWDVERYKTEHECDEHWELRRKFLLAHKDKFPEDELVCLAQVFTNVELLGCRYPTETMQLIAELAQDIVGEYREKRKIKLQRKVVKASDAASSKVKGRIASTITSSNTTKPSTQLQNTKLSHNLSSNKVPVKRRRLEEAPFGDIVIIERVGDIPQNILTNAVSVSGGNLEWKFDKIKDSYKCNIFINSKLLAEACSSNQKSAKKEASIFGLHELQKHYYTIKIKHNINRNANVTATTMTKSTSKDDTISDDNIGRKLMKLMGWTGGGLGKSQQGIVEPVMIQQQMSRKGLGLKQNSCSAKDLRNKCKDVMRKYLSGDMRNDLVFSVDFTSDERAIIHQVARQFGLRSHSYGPKNERTLIVSRKIDPQDLVEELKNFGGNTNKYQLIEPTGL; translated from the exons ATGAAAATGAGCGGCGAGGATGATTGGGACGTAGAACGATATAAGACAGAACATGAATGTGACGAACATTGGGAACTTAGACGCAAATTTCTTTTAGCTCATAAGGATAAATTTCCAGAAGATGAACTTGTGTGTTTAGCTCAAGTATTTACAAACGTGGAATTGCTTGGATGCAG GTATCCTACAGAGACGATGCAATTAATTGCAGAATTAGCTCAAGATATTGTTGGTGAATatagagaaaaacgaaaaattaaactgCAAAGAAAAGTAGTGAAAGCTTCGGATGCTGCTAGTTCAAAGGTTAAAG gaAGAATTGCTTCAACAATAACGTCTTCCAATACAACCAAACCATCAAcacaattacaaaatacaaaattgtcACACAATTTATCATCTAATAAAGTACCTGTGAAACGAAGGAGATTGGAGGAGGCTCCATTTGGCGATATTGTTATAATAGAAAGGGTTGGAGATATACCACAAAATATACTTACTAATGCAGTCAGTGTGTCAGGTGGAAATTTAGAatggaaatttgataaaattaaggACTCTTA taaatgtaatatttttataaattcaaaacTGTTAGCGGAAGCTTGTAGTTCTAACCAAAAGTCAGCGAAGAAAGAAGCATCCATTTTTGGATTACATGAATTACAGAAGCATTATTATACGATTAAg aTTAAACACAATATAAATAGGAATGCTAATGTAACTGCAACGACAATGACTAAGAGTACATCAAAAGATGACACTATCTCTGACGACAAtattggaagaaaattaatgaaattaatgggTTGGACTGGTGGTGGTCTTGGTAAATCACAACAGGGAATAGTAGAACCTGTTAT GATTCAACAGCAAATGAGTAGGAAAGGTCTCGGATTAAAGCAAAATTCTTGCTCTGCAaaagatttaagaaataaatgtaaagaCGTCATGAGGAAGTACCTTTCAGGTGACATGAGAAATGATTTAGtattttctgttgattttacAAGTGATGAAAGAGCAATAATCCATCA GGTTGCAAGACAGTTCGGTTTAAGGTCGCATAGTTATGGTCCCAAAAATGAACGAACATTAATAGTTTCCCGAAAAATAGACCCACAAGATTTAGTCGAGGAACTAAAAAATTTTGGGGGTAATACTAACAAATATCAGTTAATCGAGCCAACTGgactgtaa
- the LOC122572866 gene encoding NF-kappa-B-repressing factor isoform X2, producing the protein MQLIAELAQDIVGEYREKRKIKLQRKVVKASDAASSKVKGRIASTITSSNTTKPSTQLQNTKLSHNLSSNKVPVKRRRLEEAPFGDIVIIERVGDIPQNILTNAVSVSGGNLEWKFDKIKDSYKCNIFINSKLLAEACSSNQKSAKKEASIFGLHELQKHYYTIKIKHNINRNANVTATTMTKSTSKDDTISDDNIGRKLMKLMGWTGGGLGKSQQGIVEPVMIQQQMSRKGLGLKQNSCSAKDLRNKCKDVMRKYLSGDMRNDLVFSVDFTSDERAIIHQVARQFGLRSHSYGPKNERTLIVSRKIDPQDLVEELKNFGGNTNKYQLIEPTGL; encoded by the exons ATGCAATTAATTGCAGAATTAGCTCAAGATATTGTTGGTGAATatagagaaaaacgaaaaattaaactgCAAAGAAAAGTAGTGAAAGCTTCGGATGCTGCTAGTTCAAAGGTTAAAG gaAGAATTGCTTCAACAATAACGTCTTCCAATACAACCAAACCATCAAcacaattacaaaatacaaaattgtcACACAATTTATCATCTAATAAAGTACCTGTGAAACGAAGGAGATTGGAGGAGGCTCCATTTGGCGATATTGTTATAATAGAAAGGGTTGGAGATATACCACAAAATATACTTACTAATGCAGTCAGTGTGTCAGGTGGAAATTTAGAatggaaatttgataaaattaaggACTCTTA taaatgtaatatttttataaattcaaaacTGTTAGCGGAAGCTTGTAGTTCTAACCAAAAGTCAGCGAAGAAAGAAGCATCCATTTTTGGATTACATGAATTACAGAAGCATTATTATACGATTAAg aTTAAACACAATATAAATAGGAATGCTAATGTAACTGCAACGACAATGACTAAGAGTACATCAAAAGATGACACTATCTCTGACGACAAtattggaagaaaattaatgaaattaatgggTTGGACTGGTGGTGGTCTTGGTAAATCACAACAGGGAATAGTAGAACCTGTTAT GATTCAACAGCAAATGAGTAGGAAAGGTCTCGGATTAAAGCAAAATTCTTGCTCTGCAaaagatttaagaaataaatgtaaagaCGTCATGAGGAAGTACCTTTCAGGTGACATGAGAAATGATTTAGtattttctgttgattttacAAGTGATGAAAGAGCAATAATCCATCA GGTTGCAAGACAGTTCGGTTTAAGGTCGCATAGTTATGGTCCCAAAAATGAACGAACATTAATAGTTTCCCGAAAAATAGACCCACAAGATTTAGTCGAGGAACTAAAAAATTTTGGGGGTAATACTAACAAATATCAGTTAATCGAGCCAACTGgactgtaa